The following coding sequences are from one uncultured Bacteroides sp. window:
- a CDS encoding BadF/BadG/BcrA/BcrD ATPase family protein, translating into MILLADSGSTKTDWCIVDKGNLIQQIYTKGINPFFQSEEEISNEIGSKLLPEIGNKAIDSVYFYGAGCAFPDKVEIVHKSIFEHIKSEVEVSTDMLAAARGLCGHQPGIACILGTGSNSCYYDGTKITDNVSPLGYILGDEGSGAVLGKLLVGDILKNQTSAKLKEKFLAQFELTPADIIDRVYRQPSPNRFLASLSPFLIQNIVEPEIHDLILESFKAFFKRNVMQYDYKTNRVHIIGSVAHYYKEVLFEAADQMHIQLGTVIKSPMKGLIEYHNQ; encoded by the coding sequence ATGATTTTATTAGCAGACAGCGGATCTACAAAAACAGATTGGTGTATTGTAGACAAAGGAAACTTAATTCAACAAATTTACACTAAAGGAATCAATCCTTTTTTTCAATCAGAGGAAGAAATTAGCAATGAAATAGGCAGCAAGCTACTACCTGAAATAGGAAATAAAGCCATTGATTCTGTCTATTTCTATGGTGCAGGTTGTGCTTTCCCCGACAAAGTGGAGATTGTACATAAATCCATCTTCGAACATATAAAGTCAGAAGTAGAAGTCAGCACTGATATGTTGGCCGCTGCAAGAGGACTCTGCGGACATCAACCCGGCATAGCTTGTATCTTAGGTACAGGCTCAAACTCATGTTATTACGATGGAACAAAAATCACAGATAATGTTTCTCCTTTAGGATATATTTTAGGAGATGAAGGTAGTGGTGCCGTATTAGGTAAACTTCTTGTTGGTGATATCCTAAAAAACCAAACTTCAGCGAAATTAAAAGAAAAGTTTCTCGCACAGTTTGAATTAACACCTGCCGATATTATTGATCGGGTTTATCGCCAACCATCCCCCAATCGTTTTTTGGCAAGTCTGTCACCATTTCTCATACAAAACATTGTAGAACCTGAAATACATGACCTCATCTTAGAAAGTTTCAAAGCTTTCTTTAAAAGAAACGTGATGCAATATGATTATAAAACGAATAGAGTACATATCATCGGATCTGTAGCTCATTATTACAAAGAAGTTTTATTCGAAGCTGCCGATCAAATGCATATTCAATTAGGAACAGTTATCAAAAGCCCAATGAAAGGATTAATAGAATATCACAATCAATAA
- a CDS encoding heparan-alpha-glucosaminide N-acetyltransferase domain-containing protein gives MNKLETHLTHATRKKASSRLLALDVLRGITIAGMVLVNNPGSWGSIYAPLEHAEWIGLTPTDLVFPFFMFIMGISTYISLRKYNFEFSVAAIGKILKRTIVIFLIGWSISYFSFYCRTLQLLPFEQLRILGVMQRLALTYGATAIIALTMKHKHIPYLIASILFGYFLILFFGNGFAYNDTNILSITDRAILGLNHMYKDNGIDPEGLLSTLPSVAHVLIGFCCGKLLMEVQNLHEKIERLFLIGTILTFTGFLLSYGCPISKKIWSPTFAITTCGLAASFLSILIWTIDAKGYKRWARFFESFGVNPLFIYVMADILAILLSNIHFMHSGESINLHGYIYSSLLQPYLGDKGGSLLFALLFVAMNWSIGHLLYKKKIYIKI, from the coding sequence ATGAATAAATTAGAAACACATCTCACTCACGCTACTAGAAAAAAAGCGTCTAGTCGCTTACTGGCATTAGATGTGTTAAGAGGCATCACAATAGCCGGTATGGTCCTGGTCAACAATCCTGGTAGCTGGGGAAGTATTTATGCTCCTCTTGAACATGCAGAATGGATTGGATTGACACCGACCGATTTAGTTTTCCCTTTTTTCATGTTCATCATGGGTATTTCAACTTATATCTCTCTAAGAAAATATAACTTTGAATTCAGTGTAGCAGCTATTGGAAAAATACTAAAGCGTACCATTGTGATTTTTCTTATCGGATGGAGCATCTCTTATTTTTCATTCTACTGCCGTACGCTTCAATTACTACCCTTCGAGCAATTACGCATTTTGGGAGTTATGCAAAGATTGGCATTGACTTACGGTGCTACAGCCATCATTGCTTTGACAATGAAACACAAGCACATCCCTTATCTCATTGCTAGTATCCTATTTGGTTATTTCTTAATTCTATTCTTTGGCAATGGTTTTGCATATAATGATACTAATATTTTATCTATCACAGATCGTGCAATTTTAGGATTAAATCACATGTACAAAGATAATGGGATTGATCCTGAAGGCTTATTGAGCACCTTACCCTCTGTGGCCCATGTATTAATTGGCTTTTGCTGTGGTAAATTACTAATGGAAGTACAAAATCTTCATGAAAAAATAGAGCGCCTATTCCTGATAGGAACCATTCTAACCTTTACTGGATTCCTGCTCAGCTATGGCTGCCCTATCAGTAAAAAAATATGGTCACCAACATTTGCCATCACTACTTGTGGACTAGCTGCTAGTTTTTTGTCCATATTAATATGGACTATTGACGCAAAAGGTTATAAAAGATGGGCTCGCTTTTTCGAATCCTTTGGGGTAAACCCCCTTTTCATTTATGTTATGGCCGATATATTGGCCATCTTGTTAAGCAATATCCATTTTATGCATAGTGGTGAGTCCATTAATTTACACGGATATATTTACTCATCACTCCTACAACCCTATTTAGGGGATAAAGGCGGATCATTATTGTTTGCCTTACTTTTTGTGGCAATGAACTGGAGCATCGGACATCTATTATATAAAAAGAAAATATATATAAAAATATGA
- a CDS encoding glycoside hydrolase produces the protein MRSIYLYSFIGLCLCFFSSCSDNTDVKDVESGDMTKEIIIDANQTFQTIEGFAASDCWAPQYVGKYWDDDVKLAISRSLFSQEITGNTPKGIGLSMWRFNLGGGTAEQGDASGIVDKSRRAECFLQEDGTLDWNHQLGQQYFLQKAFEFGCRKFVMFSNTPPVYYTNNGKGYSAMGAYSNLKEGFYESFADYITDVLDYFKKNRNIDFSLISPVNEPQYNWNDPSQEGSGWQNSEIKQLVVDLDQSLRNKGLATKILLPEVADWEYAYKRKNDVGRSDCINNIFNSSSANYLGDLETVYQAIAGHSYWTDRTWNNLYDVRSQLATAASAHNLKVYQTEWSMLGDGYNENYPGHDNASYMDIALYMSKVIYADMTFANASSWSYWTSMDVERWGHKSRFLLIKLNPAGGAYGDISESGTYESTKNLWVLGNYSLFIRPGYQRINLSIANASNLFFGSAYLSPDKNKLVAVYTNLSDKSIALNTTFRGLSKEFSSVKRYVTSQVKDLEGEDLENDHCTIQPKSVMTLVYELK, from the coding sequence ATGAGATCTATATATTTATATTCTTTTATTGGGCTTTGCCTTTGTTTTTTTTCATCGTGTAGTGACAATACAGATGTTAAGGATGTAGAGTCAGGAGATATGACTAAAGAGATTATAATTGATGCCAATCAAACATTTCAAACAATTGAAGGGTTTGCGGCATCTGACTGCTGGGCGCCACAATATGTCGGAAAATACTGGGATGACGATGTGAAACTTGCTATTTCCCGCTCACTCTTTTCACAAGAGATTACAGGGAATACTCCAAAAGGAATAGGATTGTCTATGTGGCGTTTTAACCTTGGAGGAGGCACTGCCGAACAAGGTGACGCAAGTGGGATTGTTGATAAGTCTCGCCGTGCCGAATGCTTTCTGCAAGAAGATGGAACTTTGGATTGGAACCATCAGCTAGGACAACAATATTTCTTACAAAAAGCTTTTGAATTTGGATGTAGAAAGTTCGTTATGTTTAGCAATACTCCTCCTGTTTATTATACTAATAATGGAAAAGGATATTCTGCGATGGGGGCTTATAGCAATCTTAAAGAGGGCTTTTATGAGAGTTTCGCTGACTATATTACTGATGTTCTTGATTATTTTAAAAAGAACAGAAATATTGATTTTTCGTTGATTAGTCCGGTAAATGAACCTCAGTACAATTGGAATGATCCGTCGCAAGAAGGTAGTGGATGGCAGAATAGTGAGATTAAGCAACTGGTGGTAGATCTTGATCAGTCTTTGAGAAACAAAGGACTGGCTACAAAAATACTTTTGCCCGAAGTTGCTGACTGGGAATATGCATACAAAAGAAAGAATGATGTAGGGAGAAGTGATTGCATAAATAATATCTTTAATTCTTCATCTGCAAATTATTTAGGGGATTTAGAAACGGTGTATCAGGCAATTGCTGGGCATAGTTACTGGACAGATAGAACGTGGAATAATTTATATGATGTAAGAAGTCAGTTGGCAACTGCCGCTTCAGCACACAATCTTAAGGTCTACCAGACTGAATGGAGTATGTTGGGAGATGGGTATAATGAAAACTATCCTGGTCATGATAATGCTTCATATATGGATATAGCATTATATATGTCTAAAGTGATCTATGCAGATATGACTTTTGCTAATGCAAGTTCGTGGTCATATTGGACTAGCATGGATGTAGAACGTTGGGGACATAAAAGCCGCTTTTTATTGATAAAATTGAACCCTGCTGGCGGAGCTTATGGAGATATTTCGGAGAGCGGTACCTATGAGTCAACTAAGAATCTTTGGGTCTTAGGGAATTATAGTCTTTTTATACGCCCTGGATATCAACGAATAAATCTATCAATAGCTAATGCTTCTAATTTGTTTTTCGGATCAGCTTATTTATCTCCGGATAAAAATAAATTAGTGGCTGTATATACGAATTTATCAGATAAATCAATAGCTTTGAACACAACTTTTCGTGGTTTGTCGAAAGAGTTCTCTTCAGTAAAGCGTTATGTAACTTCGCAAGTCAAAGATTTGGAAGGCGAAGATTTGGAGAATGATCACTGTACGATTCAGCCCAAAAGTGTTATGACATTAGTATATGAACTTAAGTAA
- a CDS encoding family 43 glycosylhydrolase has product MKQLRKHIILLLLSMTILPAAKAQDYKSGPVEKDYAGYLFVYFKGNDVKDEAVCYAISRDGYNYLALNNNNPVLDSKKISSTGGVRDPHILRCEDGKTFYMVVTDMTSSKGWNSNRAMVLLKSNDLINWSSSVINIQKKYKGQEDLHRVWAPQTIYDSQAGKYMVYWSMQHGDGPDIIYYAYANADFTDLEGEPKVLFIPKNGKSCIDADIINKNNLYYLFYKTEGHGNGIKLAITDALTSRKWIEQPGYKQQCNEAVEGSSVFKLNNSDTYILMYDVYMKGKYQFCESKDLDVFKVIPDISMDFHPRHGTVMPVTRSELKRLVAKWGTPKGFEMPVENNPVLEGYYADPDILYSNKTHKYYLYPTSDGFDGWGGYYFKTFSSENLKDWKDEGVILDLKKDVSWADRNAWAPCIIEKKVRNKYKYFYYFTAAQKVGVAVADDPAGPFIDSGKPLINFKPKGVKGGQEIDPDVFTDPKTGKSYLYWGNGYMAVAELNKDMVSIKKNTIKVMTPDHTFREGAYVFYRKGLYYFLWSDGDTRSENYKVRYATATSPVGPLTIPDNNIILEKAPEKGIYGTGHNSVIEVPGKDEWYIVYHRFERPNGIKMGDSAGFHREVCIDKMEFDHEGNIQKVIPTP; this is encoded by the coding sequence ATGAAACAGTTAAGAAAACACATTATTCTGCTTCTTCTCTCTATGACAATTTTGCCAGCTGCTAAAGCTCAGGACTATAAATCTGGACCAGTGGAGAAGGATTATGCTGGCTATCTTTTTGTCTATTTTAAAGGAAATGATGTAAAAGATGAAGCGGTATGTTATGCTATTAGTCGGGATGGATATAATTACCTCGCGCTAAATAATAATAATCCTGTCTTGGATTCTAAAAAAATTAGCTCAACCGGAGGTGTTCGTGACCCGCATATCCTTCGTTGCGAAGACGGTAAAACATTCTATATGGTAGTAACGGATATGACTTCTTCTAAAGGATGGAACTCGAATCGTGCTATGGTATTGCTTAAATCTAATGACCTGATAAATTGGAGCTCGAGTGTTATCAATATTCAGAAAAAGTATAAAGGACAGGAAGATTTGCACCGGGTTTGGGCACCTCAAACGATTTATGATAGCCAGGCTGGTAAATATATGGTCTACTGGTCTATGCAGCATGGTGACGGTCCGGATATAATCTATTATGCCTATGCCAATGCTGATTTTACGGATTTAGAGGGAGAACCTAAAGTGCTTTTTATTCCTAAAAATGGAAAGTCATGCATTGACGCTGATATCATAAACAAAAATAACCTCTATTATTTATTCTATAAAACAGAGGGACATGGCAATGGCATAAAACTAGCCATTACTGATGCTTTGACATCTAGAAAATGGATAGAACAACCTGGATATAAACAGCAATGTAATGAAGCTGTAGAAGGTTCTAGCGTATTTAAGTTGAATAATAGTGATACTTATATCTTGATGTATGATGTTTATATGAAAGGTAAATATCAATTCTGTGAAAGTAAAGATTTGGATGTTTTCAAAGTCATCCCGGATATTAGTATGGATTTTCATCCTCGCCATGGAACTGTTATGCCAGTAACTCGTAGCGAATTAAAAAGACTGGTTGCTAAGTGGGGGACCCCTAAAGGTTTTGAAATGCCTGTAGAGAATAATCCTGTATTAGAAGGTTATTATGCTGATCCTGATATCCTGTATTCTAATAAGACTCACAAATACTATCTTTACCCTACTAGTGATGGTTTTGATGGCTGGGGAGGTTATTATTTTAAAACCTTTTCATCTGAAAATCTAAAAGATTGGAAAGATGAAGGGGTAATATTGGATTTGAAAAAAGATGTATCATGGGCAGATCGTAATGCTTGGGCTCCCTGCATCATTGAAAAGAAAGTAAGAAACAAATATAAATATTTCTATTACTTTACTGCTGCACAAAAAGTAGGGGTAGCTGTGGCTGATGATCCTGCAGGTCCTTTTATCGATTCAGGCAAACCTCTCATCAACTTTAAACCTAAAGGGGTGAAAGGTGGACAAGAGATAGACCCTGATGTATTTACTGATCCTAAAACAGGCAAAAGTTACTTGTATTGGGGGAATGGTTATATGGCTGTAGCAGAATTGAATAAAGATATGGTGTCTATCAAAAAGAATACGATAAAAGTGATGACACCTGATCATACTTTTCGTGAAGGTGCTTATGTCTTCTACAGAAAAGGGCTTTATTACTTTCTGTGGTCGGATGGAGATACTCGCAGTGAGAACTATAAGGTTAGGTATGCAACAGCGACCTCTCCTGTAGGGCCACTTACCATACCTGATAATAATATTATTCTAGAGAAAGCTCCTGAAAAAGGAATCTATGGTACAGGACATAACTCTGTGATCGAAGTTCCGGGTAAAGATGAATGGTATATCGTTTATCACCGTTTTGAACGTCCTAATGGAATAAAAATGGGAGATTCTGCAGGCTTTCATAGAGAAGTATGTATTGACAAGATGGAATTTGATCATGAGGGTAATATTCAAAAGGTTATTCCGACCCCTTGA
- the murQ gene encoding N-acetylmuramic acid 6-phosphate etherase: protein MNNKSNEEKQSKAFVKISEQASIYNDLEKKSVRELLEDINAEDQKVALAVQKAIPQIEKLVTQIVPRMKQGGRIFYMGAGTSGRLGVLDASEIPPTFGMPNTFVIGLIAGGDTALRNPVENAEDDTEHGWQELLNYNINDKDTVIGIAASGTTPYVIGALHSARQHGILTGCITSNPNSPMASESDVPIEMIVGPEYVTGSSRMKSGSGQKMILNMITTSVMIQLGRVKGNKMVNMQLSNQKLVDRGTRMIIEELGLEYEHAKALLLMHGSVKKAVDTYKAKG, encoded by the coding sequence ATGAATAATAAATCCAACGAAGAGAAACAAAGCAAAGCATTCGTGAAGATCAGCGAACAAGCATCTATTTATAATGACCTTGAGAAAAAATCTGTGCGCGAACTGCTTGAAGACATCAATGCAGAAGATCAAAAAGTAGCCCTAGCCGTTCAGAAAGCTATTCCTCAAATAGAAAAATTAGTCACACAAATTGTGCCTCGCATGAAACAGGGCGGACGCATTTTCTATATGGGTGCAGGTACTAGTGGACGCTTGGGAGTACTTGATGCTTCAGAGATACCACCCACTTTCGGAATGCCCAACACATTTGTCATTGGCCTAATAGCCGGAGGGGATACAGCCTTACGTAATCCGGTAGAAAATGCAGAAGATGATACCGAACATGGGTGGCAAGAACTGCTCAATTATAACATCAACGACAAAGATACCGTTATTGGTATTGCAGCATCAGGCACTACTCCTTATGTCATAGGGGCGTTGCATAGTGCTCGTCAACACGGCATATTGACAGGATGTATCACTAGCAATCCCAACTCACCTATGGCTTCCGAATCTGATGTTCCTATCGAAATGATCGTAGGCCCGGAATATGTCACAGGCAGTTCCCGCATGAAATCGGGTAGCGGACAAAAAATGATTCTAAATATGATCACTACTTCTGTAATGATCCAGTTAGGACGTGTAAAAGGCAACAAAATGGTAAATATGCAATTAAGCAATCAGAAATTGGTAGATCGGGGCACCCGTATGATCATCGAAGAACTTGGATTGGAATATGAGCACGCTAAAGCTTTACTATTGATGCACGGCTCCGTAAAGAAAGCTGTGGATACTTACAAAGCTAAAGGGTAG
- a CDS encoding malate dehydrogenase: MKTLTSEKLTIIGAAGMIGSNMAQTAIMMGLTSEICLYDPFSKGLEGVAEELLQCGFNDVHITYTADIKEALNNCKYLVSSGGAARKEGMTREDLLKGNAEIAIQLGKDIKSYCPDLKHVVVIFNPADITGLLVLLYSGLKPRQVSTLAALDSTRLRNELAKHFNVTSEKVINCRTYGGHGEQMAVFASTTTINNRPLNELIGTPSLSREQWKEIQTKVTQGGKHIIELRGRSSFQSPAYLSIEMIRAVMGGESFQWPAGVYVSNNEYNHIMMAMETTLNKEGVTYKTVSGTTEEHAALNNSYQHLCDLRNELITSGIIPAIEDWKIINPNLG; encoded by the coding sequence ATGAAAACTTTAACATCAGAAAAACTAACGATTATCGGTGCCGCAGGCATGATTGGTTCAAACATGGCTCAAACAGCTATTATGATGGGACTTACTTCTGAAATCTGCCTTTATGATCCCTTTTCTAAGGGACTAGAAGGAGTTGCTGAGGAATTATTGCAATGTGGCTTCAACGATGTGCACATTACCTACACCGCTGATATCAAAGAAGCATTAAATAACTGCAAATATCTTGTATCATCAGGAGGAGCTGCTCGTAAAGAAGGCATGACTCGTGAAGATCTATTAAAAGGAAATGCAGAAATCGCCATTCAGTTGGGAAAAGATATTAAATCGTATTGCCCCGATTTAAAACATGTTGTTGTAATCTTCAACCCTGCTGATATTACAGGACTATTAGTGTTATTGTACTCCGGCTTGAAGCCAAGACAAGTAAGCACATTGGCTGCGCTAGATAGTACACGCCTACGCAATGAACTAGCCAAACACTTCAACGTAACATCCGAAAAAGTAATTAATTGCCGCACGTACGGCGGACATGGCGAACAGATGGCTGTCTTTGCATCCACCACCACCATCAATAACAGACCTTTAAATGAACTGATAGGTACACCTTCTTTAAGTAGAGAGCAGTGGAAAGAAATTCAGACTAAAGTAACTCAAGGGGGCAAACATATCATCGAGCTACGCGGACGTTCATCATTCCAAAGCCCTGCCTATCTTTCCATAGAAATGATTCGTGCGGTGATGGGTGGAGAATCCTTTCAGTGGCCCGCAGGAGTATATGTTTCCAACAATGAATATAACCATATCATGATGGCTATGGAAACAACCTTGAATAAAGAAGGAGTAACCTATAAGACAGTTTCAGGCACAACAGAGGAGCATGCAGCATTAAACAATAGCTACCAACATCTATGTGACCTACGAAATGAATTAATTACTTCCGGCATTATTCCCGCTATTGAAGATTGGAAAATCATCAATCCTAATTTAGGTTAG
- a CDS encoding glycoside hydrolase yields MNAQPVTRYRIETGKACQKMEHFGASDAWSMQYLGLWPQAKQEQIADWLFSTENDKEGNPKGIGLSLWRFNVGAGSTEQGDSSQIASPWMRTECFLLPDGTYNWNKQQGQRNFLHLAKKRGVTKFLAFLNSPPVYFTQNGLATNTGRGGTLNLKPECFEAHARFMANVIQGIERHDGIKFTYISPFNEPDGHWNWLGPKQEGTPATNYEVAKAVRLLNREFAARKINTQILVNESSDYRCMYNTHMTNWKRGYQIQSFFSPDSTSTYLGGLSNVPHLMVGHSYWTNTPLKALRDTRSTLKDSLDKYNVGFWQTETCIMSNDEEIGGGGGFDRTMKTALYVARIIHHDIVYAGASSWQWWRAVGGDYKDGLIREHSNADGLDGFVEDSKLMWALGNYSRFIRPGAIRLSVSASDYSGKQILEGDTDQQGLMCSAYINLDGTRVMVIINYADADKNIEVEKGFATNPTWNQYRTSDIKGENLKFIGELKEDQIIDIPKRSIVTLVCAAKKE; encoded by the coding sequence ATGAATGCTCAACCTGTTACTAGATATAGAATAGAAACAGGTAAAGCTTGCCAGAAGATGGAACATTTTGGAGCTTCTGATGCATGGAGTATGCAGTATCTTGGCTTGTGGCCCCAAGCAAAGCAAGAACAAATTGCCGATTGGTTATTCAGCACTGAAAATGATAAAGAAGGTAATCCAAAAGGTATTGGTTTGTCTTTGTGGCGGTTCAATGTAGGAGCAGGTAGCACTGAACAGGGTGACTCTAGTCAGATAGCTTCCCCTTGGATGCGAACAGAATGTTTTTTGTTGCCCGATGGCACGTATAATTGGAACAAACAACAAGGGCAACGTAACTTTTTGCATTTGGCAAAAAAGCGTGGGGTTACTAAGTTTTTAGCCTTTTTAAATTCTCCTCCGGTTTATTTTACACAGAATGGATTGGCTACAAATACGGGACGTGGAGGAACTTTGAATTTGAAACCTGAATGTTTTGAAGCGCATGCCCGCTTTATGGCTAATGTGATACAAGGGATAGAACGACACGATGGAATTAAATTTACTTATATTTCTCCATTTAATGAGCCTGATGGGCATTGGAATTGGCTTGGTCCTAAGCAAGAAGGAACGCCTGCCACTAATTATGAAGTAGCAAAAGCAGTACGATTGTTGAATCGTGAGTTTGCTGCTCGAAAAATTAACACACAAATATTAGTTAATGAATCATCTGATTATCGTTGTATGTATAACACGCATATGACTAATTGGAAACGAGGCTATCAGATACAGTCGTTTTTTTCTCCAGACAGCACGTCAACTTATTTAGGCGGTCTTAGTAATGTGCCTCACCTCATGGTGGGACATAGCTATTGGACTAATACTCCTTTAAAAGCATTAAGAGATACTCGTTCTACGTTGAAGGATAGTCTAGATAAATATAATGTAGGCTTTTGGCAAACGGAAACCTGTATTATGAGTAATGATGAGGAAATTGGTGGTGGTGGAGGTTTTGACCGTACAATGAAGACGGCACTTTACGTGGCACGTATTATTCATCATGACATTGTATATGCTGGCGCATCTAGTTGGCAATGGTGGCGCGCTGTCGGAGGAGATTATAAGGATGGGCTGATCCGAGAACATAGTAATGCAGATGGTTTAGATGGATTTGTTGAAGATTCTAAATTGATGTGGGCGCTTGGCAATTATAGTCGCTTTATTCGTCCGGGGGCAATTCGTCTATCTGTCTCTGCCTCTGACTATTCAGGTAAACAGATTCTAGAGGGTGATACTGATCAACAAGGTTTAATGTGTTCGGCATATATTAACTTAGATGGTACTCGCGTGATGGTGATTATTAATTATGCTGATGCAGATAAGAATATTGAGGTAGAGAAAGGCTTTGCTACTAACCCTACTTGGAACCAGTACCGTACTTCTGATATAAAAGGTGAGAACTTAAAATTCATCGGTGAACTGAAGGAAGATCAAATTATTGATATTCCTAAACGCTCTATTGTAACGTTAGTTTGTGCTGCTAAAAAAGAATAG